From one Desulfurobacterium thermolithotrophum DSM 11699 genomic stretch:
- the radC gene encoding RadC family protein: MSFYTIKDLPESDRPREKLLKFGVENLTDSELLAIILRTGLKGKNVLDLSREILEYFGGIPGISRAHIKELVSFKGLGKTKAVTLLASFEIGRRALLGNGNSPKITSPEDVVNLIWPKVNNLPVEIFGIVTLNTKGKLISIHEITKGGMNFTSISPKEVFHPAVKDMAAAVILFHNHPSGDPTPSKEDIEVTKRILEGAYLLEIEVLDHIVLSSNSYFSFKKEGLL, from the coding sequence ATGTCCTTTTACACCATAAAAGATCTTCCTGAATCGGATAGACCAAGAGAAAAGCTTTTAAAGTTCGGAGTTGAGAATCTAACAGACTCAGAGCTCCTTGCTATTATTTTAAGAACAGGACTAAAAGGAAAAAATGTTTTGGATTTATCAAGGGAGATTCTTGAATACTTTGGTGGAATTCCTGGAATTTCGCGAGCACACATAAAAGAGCTAGTCTCATTCAAAGGTCTTGGGAAAACAAAAGCAGTAACACTTTTAGCTTCTTTTGAAATTGGAAGAAGAGCTCTGCTAGGTAATGGTAATTCTCCCAAAATTACATCTCCTGAGGATGTAGTCAATCTCATTTGGCCAAAAGTAAATAACCTACCAGTGGAGATTTTTGGAATAGTCACTCTTAACACTAAAGGAAAATTAATTTCTATTCACGAAATAACAAAAGGAGGTATGAACTTTACTTCTATCTCTCCAAAAGAAGTCTTTCATCCAGCAGTAAAAGATATGGCAGCAGCAGTTATTCTCTTTCACAATCATCCTTCTGGCGATCCAACTCCAAGTAAAGAAGACATAGAAGTTACCAAAAGAATACTTGAGGGAGCATACTTACTTGAAATAGAAGTTCTCGATCATATAGTTTTGAGTAGTAATTCCTACTTTAGCTTCAAAAAGGAAGGGTTGCTCTAA
- the ileS gene encoding isoleucine--tRNA ligase, with product MEKKDYKDTLNLPKTSFPMRGNLPKKEKEILKYWNEIDLYNKLLESHKYDRKFVLHDGPPYANGHIHIGHALNKILKDIVVKSKSMQGYQTPFVPGWDCHGLPIERAVFQKLKKRKDEVDPIDVRKKCREYATNWVNIQREEFIRLGVIGDWKNPYITMDPKYQADIVRELGKFYERGLVHRAKKPVYWCPNCVTALAEAEIEYADEVSPSIYVAFKIINDKGINLPENTYLVIWTTTPWTLPANVAVAVNPELEYVVLNSGEKHFIIAKSLLEDFREKTDLLGETVKTFKGIELEGIKYEHPFIDREGQVTLADYVAADTGTGLVHIAPGHGEEDYQVGLKYNLPVLVPVDDYGKFTDEAPSWLKGLKIWEANPVIIKRLKEIGALLFAGEINHSYPHCWRCKGKVIFRATPQWFIVMDKGNPTLREVALKEIDKVQWIPEWGKTRIKNMVEGRPDWCISRQRIWGVPIVAFYCEECGETIYSKEIADYVANIFEKESADAWYKREAKELLPEGFKCPKCGGEKFKKEMDILDVWFDSGSSHAAVLERRPELSWPADMYLEGSDQHRGWFQASLLESCGTRKEAPYKSVLTHGFTLDEKGHKMSKSLGNVVAPEDVVKKFGADILRLWVASENFTEDVKISENILKQVAEVYKKIRNTFRFMLGNLSDFTPEESLVYDELEEIDKWAINRFSILAKEIIDAYNSYKFNKIYRLIYDYCATELSSIYLDILKDTLYCEAPNSKKRKSAQTAIYKILYGLTTLIAPILSFTAEEIYSYIPGREKESVFLEEFPLFCESPDGELLERWEKLMKVKSLVNKALEKARAHKMIGHSLEASITVYVDGELREFLERYKELLPYIFITSGAEVKQFAAAPSCSVGDDEILKGVRVKVKKAEGQKCERCWMYSTTVGQDSEFPDVCERCARVLREISE from the coding sequence ATGGAGAAAAAGGATTATAAAGATACTCTTAATCTTCCGAAGACATCATTCCCTATGAGGGGAAATCTTCCCAAGAAGGAAAAGGAAATTTTAAAGTATTGGAACGAAATAGATCTCTATAATAAGCTTTTAGAATCTCATAAATATGACAGAAAGTTTGTCCTTCACGATGGACCTCCTTATGCCAATGGTCATATCCATATCGGGCATGCTCTAAACAAAATTCTTAAGGATATAGTTGTAAAGTCAAAGTCCATGCAAGGCTATCAAACTCCTTTTGTTCCCGGTTGGGATTGTCATGGTCTTCCAATAGAGAGAGCTGTCTTTCAGAAGTTAAAAAAGAGAAAGGACGAAGTAGATCCTATTGATGTCAGAAAGAAGTGTAGAGAATATGCTACTAACTGGGTAAATATTCAAAGAGAAGAGTTCATTAGACTTGGAGTTATTGGAGATTGGAAAAATCCATACATAACAATGGATCCAAAGTATCAGGCAGACATTGTAAGAGAGCTTGGAAAATTTTATGAAAGAGGTTTAGTTCACAGAGCAAAGAAACCTGTTTATTGGTGTCCTAACTGTGTAACTGCTCTTGCAGAAGCTGAAATAGAATATGCAGATGAAGTATCACCATCTATTTATGTTGCTTTTAAGATAATTAATGACAAGGGAATAAACTTACCCGAAAACACCTATCTTGTTATTTGGACAACAACCCCATGGACTCTTCCTGCAAACGTTGCCGTTGCTGTCAATCCAGAACTTGAGTATGTTGTTTTAAACTCTGGCGAAAAACACTTTATTATTGCTAAATCTCTTCTTGAAGACTTTAGAGAGAAAACAGACCTTTTAGGAGAAACTGTTAAAACATTTAAAGGTATAGAACTTGAAGGCATTAAATATGAACATCCGTTTATCGATAGAGAAGGACAAGTTACACTTGCTGATTATGTAGCAGCAGATACAGGTACAGGGCTTGTTCATATTGCTCCAGGCCATGGGGAAGAAGACTATCAGGTAGGTTTAAAGTATAACCTTCCAGTTCTTGTTCCAGTTGATGATTACGGAAAGTTTACCGACGAAGCTCCTTCGTGGCTTAAAGGATTAAAGATATGGGAGGCTAATCCTGTAATTATTAAAAGGCTTAAAGAAATAGGAGCTCTCCTCTTTGCTGGAGAAATTAATCACTCTTATCCTCACTGTTGGAGATGTAAAGGTAAGGTGATTTTTAGAGCCACTCCTCAATGGTTTATTGTTATGGATAAAGGAAATCCTACTTTAAGAGAAGTTGCTTTAAAGGAAATAGACAAAGTTCAGTGGATTCCTGAGTGGGGAAAAACAAGAATCAAAAATATGGTGGAAGGAAGGCCGGACTGGTGTATTTCCAGGCAAAGAATTTGGGGAGTACCAATTGTTGCTTTCTACTGTGAAGAATGTGGAGAAACTATTTATTCAAAAGAAATTGCAGATTATGTTGCAAATATCTTTGAAAAAGAGTCTGCTGATGCTTGGTATAAGAGAGAGGCTAAGGAATTACTTCCTGAAGGCTTTAAGTGTCCAAAGTGCGGTGGAGAAAAGTTTAAGAAGGAAATGGATATTCTTGATGTCTGGTTTGATTCAGGTTCTTCTCATGCAGCAGTACTTGAAAGAAGACCAGAACTTTCCTGGCCAGCTGACATGTATCTTGAAGGCTCTGACCAGCATAGAGGTTGGTTCCAAGCAAGTCTTTTAGAATCTTGTGGAACAAGGAAAGAAGCTCCTTACAAATCTGTTTTAACTCATGGATTTACCTTAGATGAAAAAGGCCATAAAATGAGTAAATCCTTAGGAAATGTTGTTGCTCCAGAGGATGTAGTAAAGAAATTTGGAGCTGATATCCTAAGACTTTGGGTAGCCAGTGAAAACTTTACAGAAGACGTAAAAATTTCAGAAAACATTTTAAAACAGGTTGCTGAAGTATATAAAAAGATAAGAAATACCTTTAGATTTATGCTTGGAAATTTAAGTGATTTTACACCTGAAGAGTCTCTTGTATACGATGAATTAGAAGAAATTGATAAATGGGCTATTAATAGATTTTCTATCCTTGCTAAGGAAATTATAGATGCATATAACAGTTATAAATTTAACAAAATCTATAGACTAATTTACGATTACTGTGCTACAGAGCTAAGTTCTATTTATCTTGATATTCTCAAGGATACTCTTTACTGTGAAGCTCCTAACTCCAAGAAAAGAAAAAGTGCTCAAACAGCAATTTACAAAATTTTATATGGCCTTACGACTTTAATCGCTCCTATACTTTCTTTTACTGCGGAGGAAATCTATTCCTATATTCCGGGAAGAGAGAAAGAATCTGTATTCTTAGAGGAGTTTCCTCTCTTTTGTGAAAGTCCAGATGGAGAATTACTTGAAAGATGGGAAAAGTTGATGAAAGTTAAGTCTCTTGTAAATAAAGCGCTAGAAAAAGCAAGAGCTCACAAAATGATAGGTCACTCATTAGAAGCTTCCATCACAGTTTATGTAGATGGAGAACTAAGAGAATTTTTAGAACGATATAAAGAACTGTTACCTTATATCTTCATAACTTCAGGAGCAGAAGTTAAACAGTTTGCTGCAGCTCCAAGTTGTTCTGTTGGAGATGATGAAATCTTAAAGGGTGTTAGAGTAAAAGTTAAAAAAGCTGAAGGTCAAAAGTGCGAAAGGTGTTGGATGTATAGTACTACCGTTGGACAGGATAGTGAATTTCCAGATGTTTGTGAAAGATGTGCAAGAGTTTTAAGGGAAATCTCTGAATAA
- a CDS encoding radical SAM protein has product MRILILDGYVDEPTCLGVPPYISTYVRYVAGALVLAGIPEESISYLTIDEYRKSEEKRSLLNDSDAIFLIAGMTVPGRYLGGKPITEREIEEIGKLPIYKVVGGPVKFGFALKGGVKAKPLLFENYDLVVKGDIELAAYKIGKTLTSCTQLPEGVFLERRTASYIDKIAPLGAFIVKEHPYFPYVICEVETFRGCERKHHCSYCTEAFYGHPDEREPEKIIEEIKALYSTGVKYFRIGRQPNILGYKAISTFGEFSIPNVEVICNLFRSIRNIGDIKTLHIDNVNAGTIDAYPEESKRALYCIANHDTEGDVAPFGLETADEEVIKKNYLKVNPEGIKKAIRIVNEVGAFKERKDGLYKLLPGINFLVGLPGETKKTFEKNKDFLKSILDEGLLLRRINIRQVMIFEGTQISEMVKKARTKYRKEFEKFKQFVREEIDFPMMKKVFPVGTVIKEVLLEAYDGGHTLGRQIGSYPVLVRIPEKLELFKVKNVIVVGHRERSVIGIPIPININNISHKLLSYIPGISKKLATEIVLKRPFKDKTELLTLFPQLSKFSKYIITSH; this is encoded by the coding sequence TTGAGGATATTAATTCTTGACGGTTATGTAGATGAACCTACATGTCTTGGAGTTCCTCCTTACATTTCTACTTATGTTAGGTATGTTGCTGGAGCTCTCGTTCTTGCAGGAATTCCTGAAGAAAGTATTAGCTATTTAACCATAGACGAATATAGAAAATCAGAAGAAAAAAGAAGTCTTTTAAATGACTCGGACGCTATATTCCTTATAGCTGGTATGACAGTACCAGGAAGGTATTTAGGAGGAAAACCAATAACAGAAAGAGAAATTGAAGAAATAGGAAAACTTCCAATTTACAAAGTAGTTGGAGGACCTGTAAAGTTTGGATTTGCCTTAAAAGGAGGGGTGAAAGCAAAACCTCTTCTTTTTGAAAATTACGACTTGGTTGTAAAGGGAGATATTGAACTTGCAGCTTATAAGATTGGAAAGACTTTGACAAGTTGTACGCAATTACCTGAAGGTGTTTTCTTAGAAAGAAGAACTGCAAGCTACATCGATAAAATTGCTCCACTTGGAGCCTTTATAGTTAAAGAACATCCATACTTTCCCTATGTAATCTGTGAAGTAGAAACTTTTAGGGGTTGCGAAAGGAAACACCATTGCTCTTACTGTACGGAAGCCTTTTATGGCCATCCGGATGAAAGAGAACCAGAAAAGATAATTGAAGAAATAAAAGCTCTTTATAGCACAGGAGTTAAGTATTTTAGAATAGGAAGACAACCAAATATACTTGGCTACAAAGCAATTTCCACTTTTGGCGAATTCTCCATTCCAAATGTTGAAGTAATATGTAACCTTTTTCGTTCCATAAGAAACATAGGAGATATAAAGACGCTTCACATAGATAACGTAAATGCAGGAACAATAGATGCTTATCCTGAAGAATCAAAAAGAGCTCTTTACTGCATTGCAAACCACGATACAGAAGGTGACGTTGCTCCTTTTGGACTTGAAACTGCAGATGAGGAAGTAATAAAGAAAAACTACCTCAAGGTAAACCCAGAAGGAATAAAAAAAGCTATTCGAATAGTTAATGAAGTTGGTGCTTTTAAAGAAAGGAAGGATGGCCTTTACAAACTCCTTCCGGGAATAAACTTTTTAGTGGGTTTACCTGGCGAAACTAAAAAGACTTTTGAAAAGAACAAAGATTTTTTAAAGTCAATTCTTGATGAAGGATTACTTCTTAGAAGGATAAATATAAGGCAGGTTATGATTTTTGAAGGAACACAGATTTCTGAAATGGTGAAAAAGGCAAGAACCAAGTACAGAAAAGAGTTTGAGAAATTTAAACAGTTTGTAAGAGAAGAGATAGACTTTCCGATGATGAAAAAAGTATTTCCTGTTGGTACAGTAATTAAAGAAGTACTTCTTGAAGCCTACGACGGAGGACATACCCTTGGAAGGCAAATAGGCAGTTATCCAGTTTTGGTAAGAATTCCAGAAAAGCTTGAGCTTTTTAAAGTAAAGAATGTAATTGTTGTAGGGCATAGAGAACGTTCTGTAATTGGAATTCCTATACCAATTAATATAAACAATATTTCCCACAAACTTCTTTCTTATATTCCTGGTATTTCTAAAAAACTTGCTACTGAAATAGTTTTAAAAAGACCTTTTAAAGATAAAACTGAACTTTTAACTCTTTTTCCTCAACTTTCTAAGTTTTCAAAGTATATAATTACTTCTCATTAA
- a CDS encoding NAD-binding protein, which produces MKLVIVGAGEVGRELIKRLKRDWFITVIDEDAEKLQKIVDLLDTESMNKVVLLQGDGTSKLMLKRAGIEDAKVFAACTGDDEVNIEACKLAKEFDVPSVFAVSNSTENDELYEREDINYVDKAVATASLLERQIKSGIVTPTNIGLGQGEIVEVTVMPTSIIAGYPVGKFSSRRWKIVAIFRGSKLIIPQRNTIVKPGDKVLIVGDPKVLKYIAGLIRSGEPQFPLQFGTEELIFLPERDQNVLKDARFFFENTKLLKVSIYTCFKATSDLKNMFSSNEKKVVDLKELKLCEKEFLEEVVKDENFGLIVMSNKYKEFPLYFGIKTFPILVAEETLSPVMIAKGTTPVNKILVPVSGSFSSFRALEVGIELSILLDAKLTALYVRLNNSDEKVNYLKDKIVKFSSMYKISIDFLVRTGNPVNEFAKISKNYDLSIVGARKGRKTNWFNPYPPYHMIHRSNCSSILVCVGE; this is translated from the coding sequence ATGAAACTAGTTATCGTTGGTGCAGGAGAGGTTGGAAGAGAACTTATAAAAAGATTAAAAAGAGACTGGTTTATAACTGTAATAGATGAAGATGCTGAAAAGCTACAGAAAATAGTGGATTTACTTGATACAGAATCAATGAATAAGGTTGTTCTTTTACAAGGGGACGGTACCAGTAAACTCATGCTTAAAAGAGCAGGAATAGAGGATGCAAAAGTATTTGCAGCTTGTACAGGAGACGATGAAGTTAACATAGAGGCGTGTAAATTAGCAAAAGAATTCGATGTACCTTCTGTTTTTGCCGTATCTAATAGCACAGAAAACGATGAATTGTACGAAAGGGAAGATATAAACTACGTTGATAAGGCTGTTGCAACTGCTTCACTTCTTGAAAGACAGATCAAATCAGGAATAGTAACTCCCACAAATATCGGGCTTGGCCAAGGAGAGATAGTTGAAGTAACCGTAATGCCTACATCTATAATAGCTGGATATCCAGTAGGAAAATTTTCATCTAGAAGATGGAAAATAGTTGCAATCTTTCGAGGAAGCAAGCTTATAATTCCTCAGCGAAATACTATAGTAAAACCCGGAGATAAGGTTCTTATAGTAGGAGATCCAAAAGTTCTTAAGTATATAGCAGGGCTTATAAGATCAGGAGAACCTCAATTTCCTTTACAGTTTGGAACAGAAGAACTAATTTTTCTTCCAGAAAGAGATCAAAATGTTTTAAAAGATGCAAGATTCTTCTTTGAAAATACAAAACTTCTTAAAGTATCAATATATACCTGTTTTAAAGCAACCTCTGATTTGAAAAATATGTTTTCATCAAATGAAAAGAAGGTAGTAGATCTAAAAGAATTGAAGCTCTGCGAAAAAGAATTTTTAGAAGAAGTAGTTAAAGATGAAAATTTTGGTTTAATTGTTATGTCTAATAAGTACAAGGAATTTCCCCTCTATTTTGGAATAAAGACTTTTCCCATTTTAGTAGCCGAAGAAACTCTTTCACCTGTTATGATTGCAAAAGGTACAACCCCTGTTAATAAAATTTTAGTTCCTGTTTCAGGTTCTTTTAGCAGTTTTAGAGCTCTTGAAGTTGGAATAGAACTTTCCATTTTGTTAGATGCAAAATTAACAGCTCTTTATGTTCGATTAAATAATAGTGATGAAAAAGTAAATTATCTTAAAGACAAAATTGTGAAGTTTTCAAGTATGTACAAAATTTCTATTGACTTCTTAGTACGTACTGGGAATCCGGTTAACGAATTTGCAAAGATTTCTAAAAATTATGACTTATCCATAGTTGGAGCAAGGAAGGGAAGGAAAACTAACTGGTTTAATCCTTATCCTCCTTATCATATGATTCATAGATCTAACTGTTCATCAATCTTAGTATGCGTGGGTGAGTAA
- the rfaE1 gene encoding D-glycero-beta-D-manno-heptose-7-phosphate kinase, giving the protein MFREEILKNFKGKKVLVIGDFMIDEYIFGKVERISPEAPVPVVEAKEVTIKPGGAANVAANLSSLGAIPYLVGVIGKDEKGKKLKDLLQKLKAKTQWLIEDKDRPTTVKTRIVAGAQQLLRVDWENSDYVSKDVSKEIIKVLSDNYKEFDAVIISDYGKGVVTPELFEITGKIKIERPIILDPKEKNFPFYKNITTMTPNIKETFQAVGIKPETNEDTEKAGNRLIERFNLDYAVITRSEQGLSIIGRKFKKHIPTRAKQVFDVTGAGDTVISVFTLAISSGATPEEAGEIANLAAGIVVGKLGTATTTVSEILETLKNLRR; this is encoded by the coding sequence ATGTTTAGGGAAGAAATCCTTAAAAATTTCAAAGGGAAAAAGGTATTGGTCATTGGCGATTTTATGATAGATGAATATATATTTGGAAAAGTAGAGAGAATCTCTCCTGAAGCTCCTGTTCCCGTGGTTGAGGCAAAAGAAGTAACAATAAAGCCTGGTGGTGCAGCAAATGTTGCAGCTAACCTTTCTTCTCTTGGAGCTATTCCTTATCTTGTTGGTGTTATAGGTAAGGATGAAAAAGGAAAAAAATTAAAGGATCTCCTCCAAAAACTTAAAGCTAAAACACAGTGGCTTATAGAAGATAAAGATAGACCAACTACTGTTAAGACACGGATAGTTGCAGGAGCACAACAGCTTTTAAGAGTTGATTGGGAAAATAGTGATTATGTTTCAAAAGATGTCTCAAAGGAAATAATAAAAGTACTTTCTGATAACTACAAAGAATTTGACGCTGTCATTATTTCCGATTACGGTAAGGGAGTAGTTACTCCAGAGCTCTTTGAAATTACGGGTAAAATAAAAATAGAAAGACCTATTATTCTTGACCCGAAGGAAAAAAACTTTCCTTTTTATAAAAATATTACAACTATGACACCTAATATTAAAGAAACTTTTCAAGCAGTCGGAATCAAACCAGAAACTAATGAAGATACAGAAAAAGCAGGAAATAGGCTAATAGAACGGTTTAATCTTGATTATGCCGTTATTACAAGAAGCGAACAAGGACTTTCAATTATTGGAAGGAAGTTTAAGAAGCACATTCCGACAAGAGCAAAACAGGTATTTGATGTTACAGGAGCAGGAGATACCGTTATAAGTGTTTTTACCTTAGCTATTTCTTCAGGAGCAACTCCTGAAGAAGCTGGAGAAATTGCAAATCTTGCAGCTGGAATTGTTGTTGGAAAACTTGGAACGGCAACAACTACAGTTTCAGAAATTCTTGAAACTTTAAAAAATTTAAGGAGGTAG
- a CDS encoding menaquinone biosynthesis protein codes for MLRVGKIEYLNTIPVYYGFLSGKVDSSGVVFVEEVPSELNKMLREGKLDISVISSYEYLKNSQNYLLLPNLSISAKKKVISVLFLSTVPIHQLHRKDVWLTRSSMTSRELLKYLLREVYGIEPNYRFYSLKEGNLPKNPTALLTIGDDALKMIKTQKFPFVYDLAEEWFNLFSLPFVFAVWAVRKDSFKEKREEVITFYEKLIKSKKIGLDSYKEICKNFSSKISICEDLCKNYLKQLIYDLNIEELNSMEKFSKVINVVSSFQFIPVNYLRLKS; via the coding sequence ATGTTAAGAGTCGGTAAGATAGAGTATCTTAATACAATTCCAGTTTATTATGGTTTTCTTAGCGGTAAAGTTGATTCTTCAGGAGTTGTTTTTGTAGAAGAAGTTCCATCAGAGCTTAATAAAATGTTAAGAGAAGGGAAATTAGATATTTCTGTGATTTCCTCTTACGAATACTTGAAAAACAGTCAAAATTATTTGCTTTTACCTAATCTTTCTATTTCTGCAAAGAAAAAAGTTATTAGCGTCCTTTTTCTTTCAACTGTTCCAATTCATCAGCTTCACAGAAAGGATGTTTGGTTGACACGGAGCTCCATGACTTCTAGGGAACTTCTGAAGTATCTTTTGAGAGAAGTTTATGGAATAGAGCCGAATTACCGTTTTTACTCTTTAAAAGAAGGAAATCTTCCAAAAAATCCAACGGCGCTTTTAACGATAGGAGATGATGCATTAAAAATGATTAAAACCCAAAAGTTTCCTTTCGTATACGATCTAGCAGAAGAGTGGTTTAACCTATTTAGTTTACCATTTGTTTTTGCAGTTTGGGCCGTAAGAAAGGACTCTTTTAAAGAAAAGAGGGAGGAAGTAATAACGTTTTATGAAAAACTTATAAAATCAAAGAAAATAGGATTAGATTCTTATAAAGAGATATGTAAGAACTTCTCTTCAAAGATCTCTATTTGTGAAGATTTATGTAAAAATTATTTAAAGCAGCTTATATATGATTTAAATATAGAGGAACTTAACAGTATGGAAAAATTTTCAAAGGTCATAAATGTTGTTTCTTCCTTTCAATTTATTCCAGTGAACTACCTACGACTAAAGTCGTAG
- a CDS encoding ATP-binding protein, with protein MLCRICKSKGKRTKASIYIRHHRLALCKEHFIEWFEKQTAKTIKEFNMFSKDEKVLIAVSGGKDSLSLWYALHRLGYKTYGFHISLGIEGWEYSKKSLDICKKFSERIERPLIIFDIKDEFGYSIEEIAKGSGRKDVCSVCGTFKRYLMNKICKEQGFKVVATGHNLDDESALLLSNTIRWEIGYLGRQHPVLPEKNGFARKVKPFVFFTEKEIVSYAILNKIEYLETGCPNAKEATSILYKRSLAMLEHEMPGTKLRFYKEFLKKARPIFEKELKEHLELNECKICKMPTTASICSVCRTLERLKINVKSR; from the coding sequence GTGCTCTGTAGAATTTGTAAGTCCAAAGGAAAGAGAACAAAAGCTTCTATTTACATAAGACACCATAGGTTAGCTCTTTGTAAAGAGCATTTTATCGAATGGTTTGAGAAACAGACGGCAAAAACTATAAAAGAATTTAATATGTTCAGTAAAGATGAAAAAGTTCTTATAGCAGTTTCCGGCGGAAAGGATAGTCTTTCTCTTTGGTATGCTCTTCATAGACTTGGTTATAAAACTTACGGTTTTCACATAAGCTTAGGTATAGAAGGTTGGGAATATTCAAAAAAATCTCTTGATATTTGTAAAAAATTTTCTGAAAGAATAGAAAGACCTCTCATTATTTTTGATATCAAAGATGAGTTCGGTTATTCCATAGAAGAAATAGCCAAAGGAAGCGGTCGAAAAGATGTTTGTTCTGTGTGTGGAACTTTTAAAAGATACTTAATGAACAAAATTTGTAAGGAACAAGGTTTTAAAGTTGTTGCTACTGGTCACAATTTAGACGATGAATCTGCACTTCTTCTTTCAAATACAATTAGGTGGGAAATTGGATATCTTGGAAGACAACATCCAGTTTTACCAGAAAAAAATGGCTTTGCGAGAAAAGTAAAGCCTTTTGTTTTCTTTACTGAAAAAGAAATTGTTAGTTATGCTATCTTAAACAAAATAGAGTACTTAGAGACTGGATGTCCAAACGCTAAGGAAGCAACTTCTATTCTTTATAAGCGTTCTCTTGCAATGTTAGAACATGAAATGCCAGGAACAAAACTTAGATTTTACAAAGAGTTTCTTAAAAAAGCACGGCCAATATTTGAAAAGGAATTAAAAGAACACCTTGAACTTAATGAATGTAAAATCTGCAAAATGCCGACAACTGCTTCTATTTGCTCAGTTTGTAGAACTTTGGAGAGGTTAAAAATTAATGTTAAGAGTCGGTAA
- a CDS encoding cation:proton antiporter → MESSLISIILISLGILFVPFLSKILKIPVAVGEILYGIILGKSVLNLVEPSQWLDFLASFGFLLLMFVAGLEVKLKEISTLSLKTKIVLTSIPLFVFFLAFLIGSKFSFPAIVSIAIGVVSVGIVVSVLREKALLNTPFGKALFLTGIVGEVVSIAVLTLFSLYIEFHFGIEFWIGILKLIMYLITARLVLLFLKSFVWWYPNRFKFFFEKSPSEIGIRISLAVMFMLSVAASIIHIEPIIGAFIAGMIFATVFEDTESIEEKLSGISFGFLVPIFFIYVGINFKMPELNIHTLSLLGTLVLASFSVKIIPSLLLIFEGLGLRKAIAGGFLLSAPLTLVIVTAELGKKLGVIDEHFENILILLSIVTGVLAPTLFNLLNREEEIEDINS, encoded by the coding sequence ATGGAGAGTTCTCTTATTTCAATAATTTTAATTTCCTTGGGAATTTTATTTGTACCTTTTCTTAGCAAAATTTTGAAAATTCCTGTAGCAGTAGGAGAAATACTTTACGGAATAATTCTTGGGAAATCTGTTCTTAACTTAGTAGAACCTTCTCAATGGTTAGACTTTTTAGCATCCTTTGGTTTTCTTCTTCTTATGTTTGTAGCCGGTCTTGAAGTAAAGCTTAAGGAAATTAGTACCTTGAGTCTTAAAACAAAGATAGTTTTGACTTCCATTCCTCTTTTTGTTTTCTTTTTAGCATTTCTTATAGGTTCTAAATTTTCTTTCCCTGCTATAGTTTCAATAGCTATTGGCGTTGTTTCAGTAGGTATTGTTGTTTCTGTTCTAAGAGAAAAAGCTCTTTTGAATACTCCTTTTGGAAAAGCTTTATTTTTAACAGGAATTGTTGGAGAAGTTGTAAGTATTGCGGTTCTTACTCTCTTTTCTCTCTACATTGAATTTCACTTTGGAATAGAGTTTTGGATAGGTATCTTGAAACTAATTATGTATTTAATTACTGCTAGATTAGTCTTACTTTTTTTAAAAAGCTTTGTTTGGTGGTACCCTAATCGCTTCAAATTCTTCTTTGAAAAAAGTCCGTCAGAAATAGGTATAAGAATAAGTCTAGCAGTGATGTTTATGCTTTCAGTAGCAGCCTCTATAATTCACATAGAGCCAATAATAGGCGCTTTTATAGCAGGAATGATCTTTGCTACTGTTTTTGAAGATACAGAAAGCATAGAAGAAAAACTTTCAGGTATAAGTTTTGGTTTTCTAGTTCCTATATTTTTTATTTATGTAGGCATAAACTTTAAAATGCCAGAACTTAACATTCATACACTTTCACTTCTTGGAACTCTTGTTCTTGCGAGTTTTAGTGTAAAAATAATTCCTTCACTACTCCTGATTTTTGAAGGTCTTGGACTTAGAAAAGCAATAGCGGGAGGTTTTCTTTTATCGGCTCCTTTAACTCTTGTGATAGTTACAGCAGAGCTAGGTAAAAAGTTAGGAGTAATTGACGAACACTTTGAAAATATCTTAATTCTTCTTTCAATTGTTACCGGAGTACTTGCACCAACTCTTTTCAATCTTCTTAATAGAGAGGAAGAAATTGAGGATATTAATTCTTGA